One Ricinus communis isolate WT05 ecotype wild-type chromosome 1, ASM1957865v1, whole genome shotgun sequence DNA window includes the following coding sequences:
- the LOC8258035 gene encoding rab GTPase-activating protein 22, giving the protein MKALRRSHTSSSSSNSSSPSSASSGSSSWVHLRSVLLIVNSSSPASCSDSHRGHLKSPWSRRKRKHVLTPRQWRSLFTPEGKLRDRGVKFLKKVRSGGVDPSIRAEVWPFLLGVYDLNSSKEERDAIRTQKRKEYEKLRRQCRRLLRRSTGSFKLDKSGESSNNEESRSQVRDTDSSSSEDVVSARESLSSEEKCPDLEYSDDPSIELLEGDDSSRQQLTNTDASALNTESSDSDSSEDPEAIQASSSSEGREKNDPDVPYKEFISPSRAGLHSNWHASENFATWQRIIRVDAVRANSEWIPYSPSQASVSDDRARCSAEAVGLKDYDHLEPCRIFHAARLVAILEAYALYDPEIGYCQGMSDLLSPIITVITEDHEAFWCFVGFMKKARHNFRLDEVGIRRQLNIVSKIIKSKDSHLFRHLEKLQAEDCFFVYRMVVVLFRRELTFEQTICLWEVMWADQAAIRAGIGKSAWSRIRQRAPPTDDLLLYAIAASVLQKKKLIIEKYNSMDEILRDCNSMGGQLNVWKLLDDAHDLVVTLHDKVEASF; this is encoded by the exons ATGAAAGCTCTAAGGCGAAGTCATACTTCTTCCTCGTCATCAAATTCATCTTCTCCATCATCGGCATCGTCCGGGTCCTCTTCATGGGTTCATTTGCGTTCtgttcttttaattgttaattcTTCGTCTCCAGCTTCTTGTTCCGATTCTCATCG GGGCCATCTTAAATCACCATGGTCTcgtaggaaaagaaaacatgtCCTTACTCCTCGACAATGGAGAAGTTTGTTTACACCAGAAGGAAAACTCCGTGACCGTGGAGTTAAGTTTTTGAAGAAAGTTCGAAGCGGA GGTGTAGACCCAAGTATTAGAGCAGAAGTTTGGCCCTTCCTACTTGGAGT CTATGACTTGAACAGCtccaaagaagaaagagatgcTATAAGAACCCAGAAAAG AAAGGAATATGAAAAACTCCGCAGACAGTGCCGACGACTTCTCAGACGCAGCACTGGGAGCTTTAAGCTGGATAAAAGTGGTGAATCAAGCAACAATGAGGAGAGCAGAAGTCAAGTTCGAGACACCGACTCTTCTAGTTCTGAAGATGTAGTTAGTGCCCGGGAATCCCTTTCCAGTGAGGAGAAGTGTCCAGATCTTGAGTACTCTGATGATCCCTCTATTGAACTACTGGAAGGCGATGATAGTTCAAGACAACAATTGACAAACACTGATGCTTCAGCACTAAACACTGAGTCATCTGACTCGGACTCCTCCGAAGACCCTGAAGCCATTCAGGCTTCCTCCTCTTCAGAAGGCAGGGAGAAGAATGATCCTGATGTTCCTTACAAAGAGTTTATTTCTCCATCTAGGGCTGGTCTCCACTCAAATTGGCATGCCAGTGAGAATTTTGCCACATGGCAGCGGATCATCCGTGTTGATGCAGTGCGTGCCAATTCCGAATGGATACCTTACTCCCCATCGCAGGCTTCAGTATCAGATGATAGAGCACGCTGTTCTGCAGAGGCTGTTGGGTTAAAGGACTACGATCACCTGGAACCTTGCAGAATTTTCCATGCTGCTCGATTAGTTGCTATTCTTGAAGCCTATGCGCTTTATGATCCTGAAATTGGCTATTGTCAGGGCATGAGTGATCTACTTTCTCCTATTATTACTGTTATTACAGAGGATCATGAAGCTTTCTGGTGTTTTGTGGGTTTCATGAAGAAGGCTCGCCACAATTTTCGGCTCGATGAAGTTGGAATTAGAAGACAATTGAATATTGTTTCAAAGATTATTAAATCCAAAGACTCGCATCTCTTCAGGCACTTGGAGAAGCTCCAGGCCGAGGATTGCTTTTTTGTGTATAGGATGGTGGTGGTGCTGTTTAGGAGGGAGCTGACATTTGAACAGACTATTTGTCTCTGGGAGGTGATGTGGGCAGATCAGGCAGCCATAAGGGCTGGCATTGGCAAGTCAGCATGGAGCAGGATAAGGCAGCGAGCACCGCCAACAGATGATTTATTGCTTTATGCTATTGCAGCTTCAGTATtgcagaagaagaaattaataatagagAAATACAACAGCATGGATGAAATTTTAAGAGACTGCAACAGCATGGGTGGGCAACTTAATGTATGGAAGCTCCTAGATGATGCACATGACTTGGTGGTTACCCTACACGACAAGGTAGAGGCATCCTTCTAA